From one Leifsonia soli genomic stretch:
- the mltG gene encoding endolytic transglycosylase MltG — MAQNPPERPEPPAFPAVNRPPSPPQTPATDSGERPPMTRREARAAREAQERRAEGAPDSHEQREQREQQEPQEPPAPGTAPVSAAQSPSATPWSMFDDSTPISSPTPAQETSADRAALAGLDFDAVITGPITHVEEPETVAVAARHGADDHAPSPHDHPARTVFGVLEDTEDETVDDAHPLVWRQQNYLSHDEPPKKRRWVKRLIVTIVVLGILGGMAGAAYAIFQPQIAKVQNALFPPENDYKGNGTGEVMFTIASGDDGSTISENLAKAGVVKTYDAFYSLLLRQKPDVEFQPGVFKLAKQMSAAAALAALKDPASRVENTAVIPEGTAEKDILQTVSDAAKIPLADLQTAAANPAAYGLPPEAKSLEGFLFPATYTFAPGTTAQQAIKTMVDRMFQALDEAGVAPQNRWNTIVLASIVQREAGLKDDYPKVARVFLNRLAQGWDLQSDATVAYGTGHTDRVETTDAEREDAANPYNTYVHSGLPVGPISNPGDLAINAVQHPADGTWMYFVTWNLQTGETIFSTTQAEHDAAVEKWQQWMKDNPGYG, encoded by the coding sequence TTGGCTCAGAACCCCCCCGAGCGGCCGGAGCCGCCCGCCTTCCCGGCCGTGAACCGGCCGCCGTCGCCGCCGCAGACGCCGGCGACGGACAGCGGCGAGCGTCCGCCGATGACGCGCCGCGAGGCGCGGGCCGCCCGTGAGGCGCAGGAGCGCAGGGCCGAGGGGGCGCCGGACTCGCACGAGCAGCGGGAGCAGCGGGAGCAGCAGGAACCTCAGGAACCGCCCGCACCCGGCACCGCCCCGGTCTCGGCCGCGCAGTCGCCGTCCGCGACGCCCTGGTCGATGTTCGACGACAGCACGCCGATCTCGTCGCCCACTCCGGCCCAGGAGACCTCGGCCGATCGTGCGGCCCTCGCGGGTCTCGACTTCGACGCCGTGATCACCGGACCGATCACCCACGTCGAGGAGCCGGAGACGGTCGCCGTCGCCGCGCGGCACGGAGCGGACGATCACGCGCCGTCGCCCCACGACCACCCTGCGCGTACTGTGTTCGGCGTGCTGGAGGATACCGAGGACGAGACCGTGGACGACGCGCATCCGCTGGTCTGGCGTCAGCAGAACTACCTGTCCCACGACGAGCCGCCGAAGAAGCGCCGCTGGGTCAAGCGGCTGATCGTGACGATCGTCGTGCTGGGGATCCTGGGCGGCATGGCCGGCGCAGCGTACGCCATCTTCCAGCCGCAGATCGCCAAGGTGCAGAACGCGCTCTTCCCGCCCGAGAACGACTACAAGGGCAACGGGACGGGCGAGGTGATGTTCACCATCGCATCCGGCGACGACGGCTCCACGATCTCCGAGAACCTCGCGAAGGCCGGCGTGGTCAAGACGTATGACGCGTTCTATTCGCTGCTGCTGCGCCAGAAGCCGGATGTGGAGTTCCAGCCCGGCGTGTTCAAGCTGGCGAAGCAGATGAGCGCGGCCGCCGCGCTGGCCGCCCTGAAGGACCCGGCGTCGCGCGTGGAGAACACGGCGGTCATCCCGGAGGGGACGGCCGAGAAGGACATCCTGCAGACGGTGTCGGACGCGGCGAAGATCCCGCTCGCCGACCTCCAGACCGCCGCGGCGAACCCCGCGGCGTACGGCCTCCCGCCGGAGGCGAAGTCGCTCGAGGGCTTCCTGTTCCCTGCGACGTACACCTTCGCCCCGGGGACCACGGCGCAGCAGGCGATCAAGACGATGGTCGACCGGATGTTCCAGGCGCTCGACGAGGCCGGCGTCGCCCCGCAGAACCGGTGGAACACCATCGTGCTCGCGTCGATCGTGCAGCGGGAGGCGGGGCTGAAGGACGACTACCCGAAGGTGGCCCGCGTCTTCCTGAACCGCCTGGCGCAGGGCTGGGACCTCCAGTCGGACGCGACGGTCGCGTACGGCACCGGTCACACCGACCGGGTGGAGACGACCGACGCAGAACGCGAGGACGCCGCGAACCCGTACAACACGTACGTGCACTCGGGCCTGCCGGTCGGACCGATCTCGAACCCCGGCGACCTGGCGATCAACGCGGTGCAGCATCCCGCGGACGGCACCTGGATGTACTTCGTGACCTGGAACCTCCAGACCGGAGAGACGATCTTCTCCACAACGCAGGCGGAACACGATGCCGCTGTGGAGAAATGGCAGCAGTGGATGAAGGACAACCCCGGCTATGGATGA
- the ruvX gene encoding Holliday junction resolvase RuvX, whose translation MRSGVRIGIDVGKVRIGVSRSDLHGMLATPVETVPRSEDAADRRRIAEIVGELGAFEVIVGLPLALSGAHTASTADAIGFAEALAVEVGIPVRLVDERLSTVSAASALRASGRNAKKARPVVDQVAATIILQHALDAERATGRPPGDPVESSIGH comes from the coding sequence GTGCGCAGCGGGGTGCGGATCGGCATCGACGTCGGCAAGGTCAGGATCGGCGTGAGCCGGTCCGACCTCCACGGGATGCTGGCCACCCCGGTGGAGACGGTTCCTCGCTCAGAGGATGCTGCGGATCGGCGGCGGATCGCCGAGATCGTCGGCGAACTCGGAGCCTTCGAGGTTATCGTCGGTCTGCCGTTGGCGCTCTCGGGCGCGCATACCGCATCCACGGCGGACGCGATCGGTTTCGCCGAGGCCCTGGCAGTGGAGGTCGGGATCCCGGTGCGGCTGGTCGACGAGCGCCTGTCGACCGTGTCGGCGGCCTCGGCGCTCCGGGCGTCGGGCAGAAATGCGAAGAAGGCGCGTCCGGTGGTGGATCAGGTCGCTGCCACGATAATTTTGCAGCACGCCCTCGACGCGGAGCGGGCCACCGGCCGTCCGCCGGGTGACCCCGTCGAATCGAGCATTGGACACTAG
- the alaS gene encoding alanine--tRNA ligase: MQTAEIHRRWLDFFAQRGHTVVPSASLVSDDPSLLFTVAGMVPFVPYLTGVVPAPFPRATSVQKCIRTLDIDEVGKTPRHGTFFQMCGNFSFGDYFKEQAITFAWELLTTSEDDGGLGFDPKDLWVTVYEEDDEAREIWQRVSTLPADRIQGLGKDTNYWSTGQPGPAGPCSEIFFDRGPAYGADGGPATDDDRYVEIWNLVFMQYLRGEGDGKEFEILGDLPKKNIDTGMGLERVAFLKQGVDNMYEIDQVRPVLDRAAELAEKPYGNEAHEDDVRLRVVADHVRSALMLMADGVTPSNEGRGYVLRRLLRRTVRAMRLLGVETATFPELFPVSRDAMKAAYPEVATEFDRISQLAYAEEETFLRTLTAGTSILDTAVATTQKEGRKQLAGDTAFLLHDTYGFPIDLTLEMAEEAGLTVDRGAFDKLMADQRSRAKADAKAKKTALADLSVYSSFRSLGETVFTGYTELQTESSILGIIVDGHAVDRAREGQVAEVILGATALYAESGGQDADAGSIVGPGYELDVLDVQKPVKGLISHKVLVRSGEVGTGAPATSIVDADYRRGARQAHSGTHIIHAALRQVLGSNAHQSGSYNKAGYLRLDFSWNQALSAETRSEIEEISNNAIRQNLEVTTRELPLSEAKALGAMALFGEKYGDVVRVVDIGGPWSRELCAGTHVSTSSEIGMINLVSESSVGSTNRRVESLVGLEAFKDLAVERTIVSQLSSSLKTPREQLPEKIADLMASLKAAEKRIQAFEARAVLDKVPALLESATRRGAVTVVAEDAGSLNSPDDLRMLVTTVRDRLGSDAAAVALAARAGGKPVVIVGTNQAARDAGVNAGALAKTAAGVLGGGGGGKADLAQGGGTDADAIPAALSAVVSAIG, translated from the coding sequence ATGCAGACCGCTGAAATCCACCGCCGCTGGCTCGACTTCTTCGCGCAGCGCGGCCACACCGTCGTCCCCTCCGCCTCGCTGGTCAGCGACGACCCGTCGCTGCTCTTCACGGTGGCCGGGATGGTGCCCTTCGTCCCCTACCTGACCGGTGTGGTGCCCGCGCCCTTCCCGCGGGCGACCAGTGTGCAGAAGTGCATCCGCACCCTCGACATCGACGAGGTCGGCAAGACGCCGCGGCACGGCACGTTCTTCCAGATGTGCGGCAACTTCTCCTTCGGCGACTACTTCAAGGAGCAGGCGATCACCTTCGCCTGGGAGCTGCTGACCACGTCGGAGGACGACGGCGGCCTCGGCTTCGACCCGAAGGACCTGTGGGTCACGGTCTACGAAGAGGACGACGAGGCGCGCGAGATCTGGCAGCGCGTCTCGACCCTGCCGGCCGACCGCATCCAGGGCCTCGGCAAGGACACCAACTACTGGTCGACCGGCCAGCCCGGCCCGGCGGGCCCCTGCTCGGAGATCTTCTTCGACCGCGGCCCCGCCTACGGCGCCGACGGCGGCCCTGCGACCGACGACGACCGCTACGTCGAGATCTGGAACCTCGTCTTCATGCAGTACCTGCGCGGCGAGGGAGACGGCAAGGAGTTCGAGATCCTCGGCGACCTGCCGAAGAAGAACATCGACACCGGCATGGGCCTCGAGCGCGTCGCGTTCCTCAAGCAGGGCGTCGACAACATGTACGAGATCGACCAGGTGCGCCCGGTGCTCGACCGCGCGGCCGAGCTCGCCGAGAAGCCGTACGGCAACGAGGCGCACGAGGACGACGTGCGCCTGCGCGTCGTCGCCGACCACGTCCGCAGCGCCCTGATGCTGATGGCCGACGGGGTGACCCCGTCGAACGAGGGCCGCGGCTACGTGCTGCGCCGCCTGCTCCGCCGCACCGTGCGCGCCATGCGCCTGCTCGGCGTCGAGACGGCGACCTTCCCGGAGTTGTTCCCCGTCTCGCGCGACGCGATGAAGGCGGCCTACCCCGAGGTCGCGACCGAGTTCGACCGCATCTCGCAGCTCGCCTACGCGGAGGAGGAGACGTTCCTCCGCACCCTGACGGCGGGCACGAGCATCCTCGACACCGCGGTCGCGACGACGCAGAAGGAGGGACGGAAGCAGCTCGCGGGCGACACCGCGTTCCTCCTGCACGACACCTACGGCTTCCCGATCGACCTGACGCTGGAGATGGCGGAGGAGGCGGGTCTCACCGTCGACCGGGGCGCGTTCGACAAGCTCATGGCCGACCAGCGCTCCCGGGCGAAGGCGGACGCGAAGGCGAAGAAGACGGCGCTGGCCGACCTGTCGGTGTACAGCAGCTTCCGCTCGCTCGGCGAGACCGTGTTCACCGGATACACCGAGCTCCAGACGGAGTCGAGCATCCTCGGCATCATCGTCGACGGCCACGCGGTCGACCGTGCCCGCGAGGGTCAGGTCGCCGAGGTCATCCTCGGCGCGACCGCGCTCTACGCGGAGTCGGGCGGACAGGATGCGGACGCCGGATCGATCGTCGGCCCCGGGTACGAGCTCGACGTCCTCGACGTGCAGAAGCCCGTGAAGGGCCTGATCAGCCACAAGGTGCTGGTGCGCAGCGGCGAGGTCGGCACCGGCGCGCCCGCGACGAGCATCGTGGATGCGGACTACCGCCGCGGCGCGCGCCAGGCGCACTCGGGCACGCACATCATCCACGCCGCGCTCCGCCAGGTGCTCGGCTCGAACGCGCACCAGTCCGGCTCGTACAACAAGGCCGGCTACCTGCGTCTCGACTTCTCCTGGAACCAGGCGCTCTCGGCCGAGACGCGCAGCGAGATCGAGGAGATCTCGAACAACGCCATCCGGCAGAACCTCGAGGTCACCACTCGCGAGCTCCCGCTCAGCGAGGCGAAGGCTCTCGGCGCCATGGCGCTGTTCGGCGAGAAGTACGGCGACGTGGTGCGGGTCGTCGACATCGGCGGCCCGTGGTCGCGCGAGCTCTGCGCGGGCACCCATGTCTCGACGAGCTCCGAGATCGGGATGATCAACCTGGTCAGCGAGTCGTCGGTCGGCTCCACCAACCGGCGCGTCGAGTCGCTGGTCGGCCTGGAGGCGTTCAAGGATCTCGCGGTGGAGCGCACGATCGTGTCGCAGCTCTCCAGCTCGCTCAAGACGCCGCGCGAGCAGCTGCCCGAGAAGATCGCGGACCTGATGGCGAGCCTGAAGGCGGCGGAGAAGCGCATCCAGGCGTTCGAGGCCCGCGCGGTGCTCGACAAGGTCCCGGCCCTGCTCGAGTCGGCGACGCGTCGCGGAGCGGTGACGGTCGTGGCCGAGGACGCCGGCTCCCTGAACAGCCCGGACGACCTGCGGATGCTCGTCACCACCGTGCGCGATCGGCTCGGCTCCGACGCGGCGGCGGTCGCCCTCGCGGCCCGCGCCGGCGGCAAGCCGGTCGTGATCGTCGGCACCAACCAGGCGGCGCGCGATGCCGGCGTCAACGCGGGAGCGCTCGCGAAGACGGCGGCGGGTGTGCTCGGTGGCGGCGGCGGCGGAAAGGCCGACCTCGCGCAGGGCGGCGGGACCGACGCCGATGCGATCCCCGCGGCGCTGAGCGCCGTCGTCTCGGCGATCGGATAG
- a CDS encoding DUF948 domain-containing protein, which yields MSGGDIAGLIAAVVFAILVGFIAIPLIKLGRVLDSTRDAIKEASDGITPILDETATTLQETNKQLARVDVITKNVADVTGNVSALVALFAATVGGPLIKLAGFSAAARAAFRAAGGFGSRKARGGSH from the coding sequence GTGTCCGGAGGAGACATCGCAGGGTTGATCGCGGCGGTCGTGTTCGCGATCCTCGTCGGCTTCATCGCCATCCCGCTGATCAAGCTGGGGCGCGTGCTCGACTCGACGCGCGACGCGATCAAGGAGGCGAGCGACGGCATCACGCCGATCCTCGACGAGACCGCGACGACGCTGCAGGAGACCAACAAGCAGCTCGCGCGCGTGGACGTGATCACCAAGAACGTCGCCGACGTGACCGGAAACGTCTCTGCACTCGTCGCGCTGTTCGCCGCGACGGTCGGCGGTCCGCTGATCAAGCTCGCCGGCTTCAGCGCTGCGGCCAGGGCGGCCTTCCGCGCCGCCGGCGGATTCGGCTCCCGGAAGGCACGCGGCGGCTCGCACTAG
- the rpsD gene encoding 30S ribosomal protein S4: protein MSSRSRSKTRESRALGIPLTPKAARYMEKRPYAPGEHGRTKRKADSDYAVRLREKQRLRAQYGIREKQLRIAFEEARRTQGLTGENLVELLEMRLDALVLRAGFARTITQARQFVVHRHILVDGQLVDRPSFRVKPGQLIHVKARSEGTEPFQVAAAGGHLDVLPKTPGYLDVEIDKLQARLVRRPKRAEVPVTCEVQLVVEYYAAR from the coding sequence GTGTCTTCACGTTCCCGCAGCAAGACCCGCGAGTCGCGGGCCCTGGGCATCCCGCTCACCCCGAAGGCGGCGCGCTACATGGAGAAGCGCCCCTACGCTCCGGGTGAGCACGGCCGCACCAAGCGCAAGGCCGACTCGGACTACGCCGTGCGTCTGCGCGAGAAGCAGCGTCTGCGCGCCCAGTACGGCATCCGCGAGAAGCAGCTCCGGATCGCCTTCGAGGAGGCCCGCCGTACGCAGGGCCTGACCGGTGAGAACCTGGTCGAGCTCCTCGAGATGCGCCTGGACGCCCTCGTGCTCCGCGCCGGCTTCGCCCGCACCATCACGCAGGCGCGCCAGTTCGTCGTGCACCGTCACATCCTCGTCGACGGCCAGCTCGTCGACCGCCCGTCGTTCCGCGTGAAGCCGGGCCAGCTCATCCACGTCAAGGCCCGCTCCGAGGGCACCGAGCCCTTCCAGGTCGCGGCCGCCGGCGGTCACCTCGACGTCCTGCCGAAGACCCCGGGCTACCTGGATGTCGAGATCGACAAGCTGCAGGCGCGCCTCGTGCGCCGCCCGAAGCGCGCCGAGGTCCCCGTGACCTGCGAGGTCCAGCTGGTCGTCGAGTACTACGCGGCTCGCTGA
- a CDS encoding AAA family ATPase, whose amino-acid sequence MVDVQPGLRTGATPLAVRMRPKSLDEVAGQRHLLKPGSPLVALASDKEGQSGSVSVILWGPPGTGKTTLAQAIAHSSGRRFVELSAVTAGVKDVRLVMDEALSTRDLYGVSTVLFLDEIHRFTKAQQDALLPGVENGWVILVAATTENPSFSVISPLLSRSLLLTLETLSDDDLGVVIDRAVTDDRGLGGQYTLDQEARAALIRLASGDARRALTALEAASVTAASSTPATSKKKPVITAELVAQAVDRALLRYDRNGDEHYDVISAFIKSVRGSDVDASLHYLARMIEAGEDPRFIARRIIVLASEDIGMADPRALGVAIAAADAVQYIGMPEGRIPLAQAVVHLATAPKSNAAYMALDAAIADVRAGKIGRVPKHLRDAHYPGAKRLGHGKGYKYPHDDALGVLEQQYLPDELSGTTYYTPTEHGNERDVSARLAKLRRIVRGR is encoded by the coding sequence GTGGTCGACGTGCAACCTGGGCTCCGCACCGGAGCGACTCCTCTCGCGGTGCGCATGCGCCCGAAGTCGCTCGACGAGGTCGCCGGTCAGCGTCACCTCCTCAAGCCGGGTTCGCCGCTGGTCGCCCTCGCCTCCGATAAAGAGGGGCAGTCGGGATCGGTCTCCGTCATCCTCTGGGGCCCGCCCGGCACGGGGAAGACGACGCTCGCGCAGGCGATCGCGCATTCGTCCGGCCGTCGCTTCGTCGAACTGTCGGCCGTGACCGCCGGGGTGAAGGACGTCCGCCTGGTGATGGACGAAGCGCTGTCGACGCGCGATCTCTACGGCGTCTCCACCGTCCTCTTCCTCGACGAGATCCACCGCTTCACCAAGGCCCAGCAGGATGCGCTGCTCCCGGGCGTCGAGAACGGCTGGGTCATCCTGGTCGCCGCCACGACCGAGAACCCCTCGTTCTCCGTGATCTCTCCGCTGCTCTCCCGCAGCCTCCTGCTCACGCTCGAGACCCTGAGCGACGACGACCTCGGCGTCGTCATCGACCGCGCCGTGACCGATGATCGCGGTCTCGGCGGCCAGTACACGCTCGACCAGGAGGCGCGCGCCGCCCTCATCCGGCTGGCGTCGGGGGACGCGCGGCGGGCGCTGACCGCTCTGGAGGCCGCGTCGGTCACCGCCGCGTCGTCCACGCCGGCGACCTCGAAGAAGAAGCCGGTGATCACCGCAGAGCTCGTCGCGCAGGCCGTCGACCGGGCGCTGCTGCGGTACGACCGCAACGGCGACGAGCACTACGACGTCATCAGCGCCTTCATCAAGTCGGTGAGGGGCTCCGACGTCGACGCGTCGCTCCACTACCTCGCGCGGATGATCGAGGCGGGGGAGGACCCGCGGTTCATCGCCCGCCGGATCATCGTGCTCGCGTCGGAGGACATCGGCATGGCCGACCCGCGGGCCCTCGGCGTCGCCATCGCGGCGGCCGACGCCGTTCAGTACATCGGGATGCCGGAGGGGCGCATCCCGCTCGCCCAGGCGGTCGTCCACCTGGCCACCGCCCCCAAGTCGAACGCCGCGTACATGGCGCTCGACGCGGCGATCGCCGACGTCCGGGCCGGGAAGATCGGGCGCGTCCCGAAGCACCTGCGCGACGCCCACTATCCCGGCGCGAAACGGCTCGGGCACGGCAAGGGCTACAAGTACCCGCACGACGATGCGCTCGGGGTGCTGGAGCAGCAGTATCTGCCCGACGAACTGTCCGGAACGACCTACTACACGCCCACCGAGCACGGCAACGAACGGGACGTCTCGGCACGCCTGGCGAAGCTGCGTCGCATCGTGCGCGGGCGCTGA
- a CDS encoding peptidylprolyl isomerase, with protein MAPKQNDREARQARERLRAYQARQTVHEHKVKRRKRDNWVAGIAAVVIVALAVGTQLLYFSAGPGAAKPSSSASPSASPSAGGVPPKTLAEDRTWTGTMTINGVPLGVSLDGAAAPQAVSSTVSLVQKKFYDGLTCHRLTTSGIFVLQCGDPQGNGQGGPGYEYGPIENAPADDVYKAGTIAMARQGNNAESQGSQFFIVYEDTKIPSDDAGGYTVIGSVTSGLDQLKAQVTDKGVEGGKTDGTPAVKTTIDSFTLQ; from the coding sequence GTGGCACCGAAGCAGAACGACCGCGAAGCGCGACAGGCCCGCGAGCGGCTGCGCGCCTACCAAGCGCGGCAGACCGTCCACGAGCACAAGGTGAAGCGCCGCAAGCGCGACAACTGGGTGGCCGGAATCGCGGCCGTCGTGATCGTCGCCCTCGCGGTCGGCACGCAGCTCCTCTACTTCTCCGCCGGACCCGGTGCTGCCAAGCCCTCGTCCTCCGCGTCGCCGTCGGCATCCCCGTCCGCGGGCGGCGTCCCGCCGAAGACCCTCGCCGAGGACCGCACCTGGACGGGCACCATGACGATCAACGGCGTCCCGCTGGGGGTCTCCCTCGACGGTGCCGCCGCGCCGCAGGCCGTCTCGTCGACGGTCTCGCTCGTCCAGAAGAAGTTCTACGACGGGCTGACCTGCCACCGACTGACCACCAGCGGCATCTTCGTCCTGCAGTGCGGCGACCCCCAGGGCAACGGGCAGGGCGGACCGGGCTACGAGTACGGGCCGATCGAGAACGCGCCTGCCGACGACGTCTACAAGGCGGGCACCATCGCGATGGCCCGTCAGGGCAACAACGCCGAGAGCCAGGGCAGCCAGTTCTTCATCGTCTACGAGGACACGAAGATCCCCTCGGACGACGCCGGCGGCTACACGGTGATCGGCTCGGTGACCAGCGGCCTGGACCAGCTCAAGGCGCAGGTGACCGACAAGGGCGTCGAGGGCGGGAAGACCGACGGGACGCCCGCGGTGAAGACCACCATCGACAGCTTCACCCTGCAGTGA
- a CDS encoding DUF349 domain-containing protein → MATSEQHPWGRVDDTGTVYVREGDGERVVGEYPDGTAEEALAYFERKYTDLAGQVGLLEQRARRGAPANDIAKSVANLRSAVEGANAVGDLASLLTRLDALGGTVEELTEQQSAEAKAALDAAIAARTAIVEQAEALAAQDPARTQWKTTSAELDALFAQWQAHQHDGPRIPKNEANELWKRFRAARSTIEHNRKAFFAELDTQHRDVRNRKNALIEEAEKLIPLGADGVPEYRRLLDQWKAAGRAGKKNDDALWARFKAAGDAIYSAKAEVDARDSAEYEANLQQKLALLDEAEPLLKATERETARAQLLSIQERWDQIGRVPRDQVRPIEDRLRRVEAAVRRLDEEHWEKNNPEKKARSEGLASQLNAAIAKLEQELADAQATGDSAKVKAAQEALDARKIWLDALG, encoded by the coding sequence TTGGCTACTTCTGAACAGCACCCCTGGGGACGTGTCGACGACACGGGAACCGTGTACGTCCGCGAGGGCGACGGCGAACGCGTCGTCGGCGAGTACCCCGACGGAACGGCGGAGGAGGCGCTCGCGTACTTCGAGCGCAAGTACACCGACCTCGCCGGACAGGTCGGCCTGCTGGAGCAGCGCGCACGGCGGGGAGCCCCCGCGAACGACATCGCCAAGTCCGTCGCCAACCTGCGCTCGGCCGTCGAAGGCGCGAACGCGGTCGGCGACCTCGCCTCCCTGCTGACGCGGCTGGATGCGCTGGGCGGCACGGTCGAGGAGCTCACCGAGCAGCAGAGCGCCGAGGCGAAGGCCGCACTCGACGCCGCCATCGCCGCGCGCACCGCGATCGTGGAGCAGGCGGAGGCCCTCGCGGCCCAGGACCCGGCCCGCACGCAGTGGAAGACGACGAGCGCCGAGCTCGACGCCCTCTTCGCGCAGTGGCAGGCGCACCAGCACGACGGTCCCCGCATCCCCAAGAACGAGGCCAACGAGCTGTGGAAGCGGTTCCGTGCCGCGCGCTCGACGATCGAGCACAACCGCAAGGCCTTCTTCGCGGAGCTCGACACGCAGCACCGCGACGTGCGCAACCGCAAGAACGCTCTGATCGAGGAGGCCGAGAAGCTCATCCCCCTCGGTGCGGACGGAGTGCCGGAGTACCGCCGGCTGCTCGACCAGTGGAAGGCCGCCGGGCGCGCAGGCAAGAAGAACGACGACGCCCTCTGGGCGCGGTTCAAGGCCGCCGGCGATGCGATCTACTCGGCGAAGGCCGAGGTGGATGCGCGCGACAGTGCCGAGTACGAGGCCAACCTGCAGCAGAAGCTGGCCCTCCTCGACGAGGCTGAGCCGCTGCTGAAGGCCACCGAGCGGGAGACCGCGCGCGCGCAGCTCCTGTCGATCCAGGAGCGCTGGGACCAGATCGGCCGAGTGCCCCGCGACCAGGTGCGTCCGATCGAGGACCGCCTCCGTCGCGTCGAAGCCGCGGTCCGCCGCCTCGACGAGGAGCACTGGGAGAAGAACAATCCCGAGAAGAAGGCGCGCTCGGAGGGGCTCGCCAGCCAGCTCAACGCGGCGATCGCGAAGCTCGAGCAGGAGCTCGCCGACGCGCAGGCGACGGGTGACAGCGCAAAGGTGAAGGCGGCGCAGGAGGCGCTCGACGCCCGCAAGATCTGGCTCGACGCGCTGGGCTGA
- a CDS encoding type IV toxin-antitoxin system AbiEi family antitoxin, with translation MNTTTSAPLLDADILPVVELLALCLDGHLFRVGDAFAPAGAVDGPALRSQAFARTAPGWAVADRGSAAWIHGTRSMPPPVPQVCVPPRRRGGALSPAVDTSHRVIADDETVVFDGVRVTSPLRTAIDLLCSGTPFGEGDALEIRHLLLLAGVSPAQLDDRLRTSRQKGCGVARQRLPAVARARLPGVADAEFGRRDAAGQPPLTR, from the coding sequence ATGAACACGACGACCTCCGCTCCCCTGCTCGACGCCGACATCCTCCCGGTCGTCGAGCTGCTCGCCCTCTGTCTCGACGGTCATCTGTTCCGGGTCGGAGACGCATTCGCGCCGGCCGGGGCGGTCGACGGGCCCGCCCTGCGGTCGCAGGCCTTCGCACGCACCGCCCCGGGGTGGGCGGTGGCGGATCGCGGCTCGGCCGCGTGGATCCACGGCACGCGGTCGATGCCCCCTCCCGTCCCTCAGGTGTGCGTCCCTCCCCGTCGCCGAGGTGGGGCGCTCTCCCCCGCCGTCGACACCTCGCATCGGGTGATCGCCGACGACGAGACCGTCGTCTTCGATGGCGTGCGGGTCACGAGTCCGCTGCGGACGGCGATCGACCTGCTCTGCTCCGGCACCCCTTTCGGCGAGGGCGATGCCCTCGAGATCCGCCACCTGCTGCTGCTCGCCGGTGTCTCGCCTGCGCAACTGGACGACCGGCTGCGGACGAGTCGGCAGAAGGGGTGCGGTGTCGCGAGGCAACGGCTGCCTGCCGTCGCGCGGGCGCGGCTCCCTGGCGTGGCCGACGCGGAGTTCGGACGTCGGGACGCGGCGGGTCAGCCGCCGCTGACGCGGTAG